A window of Oceanivirga salmonicida genomic DNA:
ACTACACATTGGTCTGGATTTAAACCAATGGATATTAGTACTAAATTTAACTTAAAAGAACACGGTTTTTATGTAAATGAATTTACATTAGTTGGGCAATATGGAACACATGTTGATGCACCTGGTCATTTTGTCGAAGGAAATAGATTGCTTGATAAATT
This region includes:
- a CDS encoding cyclase family protein; its protein translation is TTHWSGFKPMDISTKFNLKEHGFYVNEFTLVGQYGTHVDAPGHFVEGNRLLDKLVPDEMILPLCVVSGDSSCVKSINLHSFLHLFNSSHNFKSIIITSFNT